The DNA sequence AAAAGAGTTTCTAAAGATAAGTTAGATAATTTAGCTGAGACATACTCTCATCAAGGAGTAATTGCTTTTGGAGAGCCAATTGAGTATCTAACTTTAGATCAATTAATTAAACAGGCATATGAAAAGGTTGATGATCCATTATTCATTCTATTAGATGAGATTAAAGATCCTCATAACTTTGGATCTATTTTAAGAACAGCTGATATTGTAGGTGCGCAAGGGGTTATCATTCCTGAAAGAAAGAGTGTTGGTTTGACCCCAGCAGTAGGTAAATCTTCGGCAGGAGCAGTTGAATATATACCAGTTGCTCAAGTAACTAATTTAGTTAGAGCAATGGAAAAATTAAAAGATAATAAGTTTTGGATTGCAGGAGCAGATATTTCTGGGGATCAAGTATGTTATCAAGCAGATTTAACCGGGCCCTTAGGGATCGTAATTGGTAGTGAAGGTTCAGGGATGCGCCGCTTAGTAACGGAACGGTGTGATTTTTTAATCAAATTACCGATGAAAGGAAAAGTAAGTTCTTTAAATGCTTCAGTTGCTGGAGCTTTATTAATGTATGAATCTTTGCGTCAGCGTGATTACTAAGTTTAGTTAAGGAGTCGGGATATGAAGACAGCACCACAAATTTTGTTAGTCATCTTCTTGTTAATTGTTACTATAGGAGCTGGAGCCATGATAGGGGCTCATCTCTTTTTAGAACAGAATCAAGATGTTATATTTTCTGGTGTTAGAATAGAAGGATATGATTTTAGTGGTCTAAATAGAACAGAAGCTGTTGAGTATTTAAAAGAGATAACTGAACCTATTTTAAATAATCCTATAGTTTTAGAGGGTAGGAATAATAGTTGGCTATTAGCTCCTCATAAGATTGAACTTGATTTTAAAAAG is a window from the Selenihalanaerobacter shriftii genome containing:
- the rlmB gene encoding 23S rRNA (guanosine(2251)-2'-O)-methyltransferase RlmB; protein product: MDKVEGRNPVLEALKAGRNIDEILVYKNANGVGELIAKAKEAGTKIKRVSKDKLDNLAETYSHQGVIAFGEPIEYLTLDQLIKQAYEKVDDPLFILLDEIKDPHNFGSILRTADIVGAQGVIIPERKSVGLTPAVGKSSAGAVEYIPVAQVTNLVRAMEKLKDNKFWIAGADISGDQVCYQADLTGPLGIVIGSEGSGMRRLVTERCDFLIKLPMKGKVSSLNASVAGALLMYESLRQRDY